The DNA region cacacaaacacaaacagtatttataatcaaaatatgctaaatgtgtaaaataaaactgaacaatatttatacaaaaagtacacacaattacaacagaaatgcataaagatacacaaaattaaatatttatacaaaaaaatacacaaaatgacaaaagaatcacactacaatggcaacaaaaaaactataattatacaaaaacacaacagaaaaagacacaaatacacatgactccagaaaaatacaccaaacaaaaaaatatataagtgagtttaaaaaaaacaacaaacacatttatcatgttcatgtcccatagaattaaaccagggaaatcgcacacaatgttttactttgcacccgcaaataaaccctttataacactagagtacagagtatgtacacctctttgtacatccaatcttcaaacatatacttacttggccataattaactcccacatgaatacatacttccgacgggcactgtactagtacactcaaaaaacaaacaaaaataatcaaaatcactcaaaacacacaagatgacgacaaaaatagccataaatctataaaacaacaaaaaacaaaaatttaaaaccattaagaaaaatctttggaCAGGAAATTTTTGTTGAATGTAAATTTTTCCacgtttatacatttttaaagaaacaaatgtTATCATTGATTTTGAAAcctgagactaattacaatcataaaatcatacttgtgTTAAAAGTATAACTTTTTGAAACattatttaagacattttaatgacaatcaaggccttatttttagattaatgccttttaagactgtTTAAGGATCGGCAGGAACCCTGCTCCAGTAATTTTATATCTAACCTGTTGTTTCAGAACAAGATGTAAACCCAATATGTTTCAAACCCAGGCTGAGCActtattctgattttattttgaggAGCTAATCCCTTCCTTCTCACAGGAATCAAGTAGAAGACAAACTGTAGTGACATAAGACCTTTATTCTTAAATTGTGAGCACCCGTTTAGTTTAGAATCAAATTATCTCTCTGTCCCAGTCATTTATTAACATCTCGACATTTCTTACCTTAAGTCATCATCTCCTCCAGGACCACAGGTGCCGACCCCCACAGTGTCTCCCGTGCACGCAGCAGGCTTTGAGTCATCTTTTAACAAAACACTCCGTTCCTCCACACTACCACAGGGACTTTCTGCTGGACAGCAACTGTTCCCCATCAGCTCGCTCCCTCTGCACGGGAGGTCAGACGGGTCGTATCGGTCCAACAACCCACCACGAGCGACCAGGTTAGTCGCTGGGACTTTATATTCTCATGAATGCATGATGGTGACCGTCAAGATGCTGATGAAGGAAAGAAAGCCTATTATAAAtctccaaaataaaaactaactaACTGAAAACATgataatttgtgttttattattgtaattttttttaaaaatattatctttGTATGATGTGAAGACAATGTGCAAAACATGACCACCATAACATGCATTGTTTTGGAGTGAGAAAAATATAACTTAATTATTTGttctatattgtttttttcagtttgtaATCCTGAGATTCTCAGGAATATGAATAGACTGAGATGTCAGTGaatttatattaaattaaaagacCTTGAAACTaaacaattaattaatctcCACAATATTCTGCTGCTGTTGTACATAAAGATATAGAATTAACGATTCTATGATGGGTAAACGGTCAACAATCCTATCATTACTGAGCTTTCCAATATTGATTCCCAAAAACTTTGTTACATACACCCTTTCAATTTCTATCTGAAGAATTTCGATTGTACCTGGTTTGTTAACTTTCCTGTTTCCAAATgcaatatatttagttttatgcaGATTTATAGAAAGTTTTatcacaccattttttttttttgtatcttaaGTTCAGTTCCTATTGTATTTAAAAGCAGCtcaacatctcatcagaccAGTACAAACTGGTTATATCAGCAAACAGGATGCACTGTAATTTGCTTGGGACTTCACTGGAAGTCTATTGATACGTGTCCGTATCAACAGCCACGGCcaatattataatatttgtaATAACAATCTTGTTAGAAGTGGCTGAATTAATTATTATGAATATGCTTCAACATCTATATCAGTATGTTTAAGCCATAAAAGATGAGATGTGTTGTATAGTAAACGCTGACATGACATTCAGGTTAGGAATGACGCTGACTGTAAACACAGGACACATACATGTTTGTCAGCGTCTGAGaagtataattaaaaaataaataaataaacaagcagctaaatgtttattttattttccatacTCAGGTTATATATTACAGTGTCAGAACTGATATCTCCGCAGTTCGCAGTGGCTGTTCAAAGCCTACCTTGTCTTCTCGGTAGTGCAGTGCGGCTGTCGGAGCTAACCAGCTAGCTGTGCTAAAACTTCAGCCCAGACATACATAGCTTAACACGGACCTGAAAACACCGACGCCACCGCCGACCTCCACTCACGAGCTTCCGCCGTGGAACCGTTTAGAGCCGCTCATGTCAATAGTAAAGGGGTTTTTTCAcgctgagcagcagcagctgtgcatactttagcattagcattagccggAGCAGCAGGTCAAGGTTCGGTCCTAGCGTATGACGTCACAGTCATGTGCACGGCGCTCCCCCAACCTGGAGGGTTTGCTATTAAATGGAAAATTACTTCAAGCGCTGGATTAATAAtattcattttaactgtatatgtATTAAGTACTTTGAACATAGGAAAAACAGAGTTGATTTCATTGCAAACCTGTTCATTTTACATGATAAATTCTACATACACAAGTGTAAATTCAACACATCTTCTCCTCTCTTTGTAGCTTTCTGTGTGAATTTAAAGTTAATTCCTTAttcatacagaaaaaaaaagtgacaaaataattttttttcttctttcaattCTGTATGTATGTGTGATTCTGGCTTGCTTGTCCTCTTTCTGTATGTTTGTATAGTGTACACTTGTGACTTGttataaatttgtatttttcaaataaaataaaaaatctggaaggttttctgcatttatgtgaAGCTGGGAAATTTGACGCTTcaaatgtacaatattattgCTGTCTTGTAGTCCCAGTTCTTTATTGGAAAAACCCTTTGGCTGACGATGGTCCAGGATCTCCACCAAACATTAAGTTCATTACACTAACTCTTGTTGTAGAAACCACATAgatacatacaaacatatatTCTAATTAGGGACATTTGTATGGAATTTGTCATTCTGATTTGTCGTACTTGAACTGTtgctgtcctttttttttattattatactatGTCTGAAATTGATCTGTAAACAATAACATTTGGTTTTGAACACTGGGGGGCGGATTCATTAAAACGCGCGCAAACGTCACTCATgcactaataaggggtacaaaccacAAGGAATCAAGACTGCACGTCACAAcgcgcccacaatccatttagcgtgtttccctctaaggaatatgtaaagtaggcagatctcataaggggcgcaaaaaaatgggaggaggaaatacaaataaagtacTGCAGTGAGTGCAATGCAATCCATCAAATCTGTTTGCGCcgattgttttagcaccggaaaatagtacgaccgacaagcaggtgcaaacacacgcagagatcagctgtagtaaatgttgacacaaaacacagcagagatgaaaaaaaagactccagttaacctttcttgtataagaaaataattgatAGTGTTTGATGTGGCTATGGTGCAGTCGCTGCGGACGCTCCTGTGTCTTTCCATGTTTTCACCATAAAACTGTCGTGTTGCATTGATGGGAGGAACGTACTTGCCTTTCCACGTTGAACGAGCagaatgttcatttaaatagggcgttctcaaccacgtctatacgtGCAGCTATTAGTgccgcaatgttagtgaattccctaaagcaggtgaggaaacagtgCCACCAAAAGATTTAGGGACACACCTGGTTTACCCCCCTTTATTtaagatcttagtgaatccgcccctctgtgtttgtttattaaaagGTTCTTGTTATCCTTTTTTGTTGAATCTACTCATTTAAGGGAATAGTTTAATGTTCAAGATGAAACCATTTGAaaagacaaaacacattttgcaaAACCTGAAGTTGATAAATACTTCAGTACCCAACATGGTCAGAGTCACACTACCCTTTATTGCCTACATCCACTATATATTTACAgaataggggtgtgtattgcctggcatctggcgatacaatttgtatcacgatacgatatattccgatattaaagtataaggcgattattgcaaaaaaatttaatacatatgacttaaaaaacaactaatctgtaaatgtgtacaccttcatgagaacattacatatgaaatatattttacactcaatacattggctttaacatgccatgtgccaataatgtaaaataaaaaaataacatacaatctgcctgtggcttttaaaccaactttgactttagtgcaagttaactgaggtatatgcctagaacaacaaataaatgcaaaaagttagtactttctttttagattttattgaaaaaaacacaagctggtcaacatgtccaggttTCAGAGCACTTCTGTGTGCAGttatgtctcctgcagtggaaaagactttcctggttagataaaggtaaaaaaaattaaatttaaataaaaaaacaaacagatatggatgcatttagaattgATCAGAGAATCGCGCAacgtaatatcgcaatatatcgccgaatcgtttttttcaacaccccatTACAGAATATAATGCAGTTTTTCAGATCACAAGCTAGCGCTACCACTTGCAAAATATGCACACACAGCGTCTCTAATGGCGCGTGAAGCTTCTGTAGAATCCTTGCAGATATTAGCGTTCGCCTGCACATCAGCCTGTTGCACATCTGTGCCATCGTAGTCCTCTCGGTTGTCCTCGCAGAAATTGTGCAGCACGCAACAGGCTGAAATCACTGTGTTGAGGTTGTTTATTTTGCAGTCACATCTCTTCAACAGACACCTCCACCTTCCTTTGAGACGCCCTATCGCCCTGTCCACCATCATCCGAGCCCTGCCCAGGTTGTTGTTGAAAGTAAGCTGTGCGGGGGCCATGTTTGGGTTCTCATGGTACGGCTTCATAAGCCATGGTAGAAGTGGATATGCTGCATCTCCCAGTAAAACCACTGGCACCTTTACACCAGCAAATCTCTCTGTGACTTTAGGGAACAGTGTACCACTTTGACCTCTTTTATACAAAGAGGAGTTGGTAAAAACGCAGGCATCGTGGATTTTGCCAGGCGAACCCACATTGATGTCCCAGAAACGAAGACGATGGTCGACCACAACTTGCAGGAACACCGAGTAAAAACCTTCGCGGTTTTTGTAGTCTGATGGACAGCCAGGTGGGGTTAGAATCCCAATATGAGTTGCGTCAATAGCCCCTCCACATTGTGGGAAACCCCACTGGTCTCTGAACTCCTGTATGATGACTTTGAACTCATCTTCTGAGGGCTTTTTGATGTACCGGGGCAGCATCTGATCAACAATGACTGAAGCAACGTGGTTTGTAATTGTCACGGCAGTGGACTGGCCGATTCCAAATAAATGGGAAATTGTCCGGTACTCCATATTCGTGGCCAGTCTCCAGATACATATTGCCACGCGTTGCTCCACAGGTAATGGTTTCCTAAATGTGGTTAACTGTCTAGAAAGGTGTGGTTTTAGGATGTCACACAACTGACGGAATGTGGTTTTTCTCATTCTGAAATTCAACTGAAACTCATAATCGGTCCAATTGGTGGTGACGTGCTCCCACCACATACTACTTCTGTGCTGAATCCAGACAGTCCTGCAGCAAAGGGAGGAGACAGATTCATTAACGTAACAATGATGCAAACTTATGGAAACATTTTcagattaataaaacaaataggcTGCAGCTAAAGTCCAATTTACACTTGTTGGAAACTGTTATCTACCCTTTTCATCTTCTTTAGAACACTTTGATCAGCTCTTAAGTTACTGGTTATTTATTGGATGCTAACTAACTAGCATATAGCATCTTGAGGAATAGATACATAAACAGGTTAAGATATGTATCATCCAAACATGGGCAACATTTAACACATTAGGGGCAACATTAATGT from Gouania willdenowi chromosome 20, fGouWil2.1, whole genome shotgun sequence includes:
- the LOC114454344 gene encoding protein ALP1-like, with protein sequence MLWPQPCDTAMENQPDTITHSLLTLLVFWVHLQNNQRSQMSRFIECARRRFAVNRAARVQRFLRRQQETRRAFEALMANYNSPPAKRTVWIQHRSSMWWEHVTTNWTDYEFQLNFRMRKTTFRQLCDILKPHLSRQLTTFRKPLPVEQRVAICIWRLATNMEYRTISHLFGIGQSTAVTITNHVASVIVDQMLPRYIKKPSEDEFKVIIQEFRDQWGFPQCGGAIDATHIGILTPPGCPSDYKNREGFYSVFLQVVVDHRLRFWDINVGSPGKIHDACVFTNSSLYKRGQSGTLFPKVTERFAGVKVPVVLLGDAAYPLLPWLMKPYHENPNMAPAQLTFNNNLGRARMMVDRAIGRLKGRWRCLLKRCDCKINNLNTVISACCVLHNFCEDNREDYDGTDVQQADVQANANICKDSTEASRAIRDAVCAYFASGSASL